One segment of Dryobates pubescens isolate bDryPub1 chromosome 23, bDryPub1.pri, whole genome shotgun sequence DNA contains the following:
- the CPEB2 gene encoding cytoplasmic polyadenylation element-binding protein 2 isoform X1 gives MQDELLLGVTQQQPGNERLGSSPTSGHPPLGHPSSDFKPSLSPHQDLNKQQPQQQQPPPPQLSQKRKEFKQQQLSSPAQLGSSHPLNNHHPPDYHHHPPQQQQQFSHPTDKYQQQEHRQQQQLQLLSAHPLEPPRTGDYPHHRPVSPAEHKGGADRGGSERLAPSCPGGSVSADPNVGVAAASCVNPPPSPPHLQAKAKLPPMESPPNSHLLGSPGNLLPGGLGSGFSSLQSPEIPSPHHQSGGGSSSAASPPPPPLPGFGTPWSVQTSSPPPQQTQQPPVSSGGGGQISAMPPPSPESETSFYPGIPSSINPAFFQSFSPVSPHNPCAGPFSSPFSAAAPPPPPQMNLPQQQQQQQQNRRSPVSPQLQHQHQAAAAAAAFLQQRNSYNHHQPLLKQSPWSNQSSGWSTGNISWGGMHGRDHRRTGNMGIPGTMNQISPLKKPFSGNVIAPPKFTRSTPSLTPKSWIEDNVFRTDNNSNTLLPLQDRNRMYDSLNMHSLENSLIDIMRAEHDPLKGRLSYPHPGTDNLLMLNARSYGRRRGRSSLFPIDDGLLDDGHSDQVGVLNSPTCYSAHQNGERIERFSRKVFVGGLPPDIDEDEITASFRRFGPLVVDWPHKAESKSYFPPKGYAFLLFQEESSVQALIDACIEEDGKLYLCVSSPTIKDKPVQIRPWNLSDSDFVMDGSQPLDPRKTIFVGGVPRPLRAVELAMIMDRLYGGVCYAGIDTDPELKYPKGAGRVAFSNQQSYIAAISARFVQLQHGDIDKRVEVKPYVLDDQMCDECQGARCGGKFAPFFCANVTCLQYYCEFCWANIHSRAGREFHKPLVKEGADRPRQIHFRWN, from the exons AtgcaggatgagctgctcctgggggtgaCACAGCAACAGCCAGGCAACgagaggctgggcagcagccctacaTCAGGACACCCCCCTCTCGGCCACCCCTCCTCTGACTTTAAACCTAGTCTCAGCCCCCATCAGGATTTAAACAAGCAGCAACCGCAGCAGCAACAGCCGCCGCCTCCTCAGCTGagccagaagaggaaagagtttaagcagcagcagctcagcagcccagcccagctcggcagcagccaccccctgaataaccaccaccccccagacTATCATCACCAcccccctcagcagcagcagcagttcagccACCCCACTGACAAgtaccagcagcaggagcacaggcaacagcagcagctccagctcctcagcgcTCACCCCCTGGAGCCGCCGCGGACGGGGGACTACCCGCACCACCGGCCCGTGAGCCCCGCTGAGCACAAGGGCGGCGCGGACAGGGGGGGTTCTGAGCGGCTCGCCCCTTCCTGCCCGGGGGGATCGGTGTCCGCGGACCCCAATGTGGGGGTGGCCGCCGCCTCCTGCGTGAATCCGCCTCCGTCTCCTCCTCATCTGCAGGCGAAAGCCAAGCTGCCCCCCATGGAGTCCCCCCCGAACAGCCACTTGCTGGGCAGCCCCGGGAACCTACTGCCCGGCGGGCTAGGCTCTGGCTTTAGCAGCTTGCAGAGCCCGGAGATCCCCAGCCCCCATCACCAGAGCGGGGGCGGCTCCTCCTCGGcggcttcccctcctcctccgccGCTGCCCGGCTTCGGCACCCCCTGGTCGGTGCAGACCTCGTCGCCGCCTCCGCAGCAGACGCAGCAGCCTCCAGTCtccagcggcggcggcgggcagaTCAGCGCGATGCCACCCCCGAGCCCGGAATCCGAGACCAGCTTCTACCCGGGGATCCCGTCATCGATCAACCCCGCTTTTTTCCAGAGCTTCTCGCCGGTGTCTCCTCACAACCCCTGCGCCGGGCCCTTCAGCAGCCCCTTCTCGGCCGCcgcccccccgccgccgccgcagaTGAATttacctcagcagcagcagcagcaacagcagaacCGGAGATCCCCTGtgagcccccagctccagcaccaacACCAGGCGgcggctgccgccgccgccttcctgcagcaaagaaactccTACAACCACCACCAG cctctcctgaagcAGTCACCCTGGAGCAATCAGAGTAgtggctggagcacaggaaatATATCCTGGGGAGGAATGCATGGCAGAGACCATCGTAGAACTGGAAACATGGGAATTCCAGGAACTATGAACCAGATCTCACCtttgaagaagcccttttcTGGTAATGTCATAGCTCCTCCTAAATTCACTCGCTCCACTCCATCACTGACACCAAAATCCTGGATTGAAGATAATGTTTTCCGAACTGACAACAACAGTAATACTCTCCTTCCTTTGCAG GATCGAAATAGAATGTATGACAGTCTGAATATGCACTCTTTGGAAAACTCCCTTATTGACATTATGAGAGCAGAGCATGATCCACTTAAAG GTCGCTTGAGTTATCCACATCCAGGGACTGACAATCTTCTGATGTTAAATG CGAGGAGTTATGGTCGAAGACGAG GCCGTTCTTCCCTCTTCCCAATAGATGATGGTTTGCTGGATGATGGTCATAGTGATCAAGTTGGAGTCTTGAATTCACCTACCTGCTACTCAGCTCACCAGAACGGAGAACGAATTGAGCGCTTTTCTCGAAAGGTGTTTGTTGGAGGTCTTCCACCAGACATAGATGAAG ATGAAATTACTGCTAGCTTCAGACGATTTGGACCTTTGGTAGTAGACTGGCCtcacaaagcagaaagcaagtcCTATTTTCCACCAAAAG GTTATGCATTCCTCCTGTTCCAAGAAGAGAGTTCTGTTCAGGCCCTGATTGATGCCTGCATTGAAGAAGATGGAAAGCTCTATCTGTGTGTTTCCAGTCCTACTATCAAGGACAAGCCA GTTCAGATCCGTCCCTGGAATCTAAGTGATAGTGACTTTGTGATGGATGGGTCCCAGCCACTTGATCCTCGAAAAACCATTTTTGTTGGAGGAGTCCCTAGACCATTAAGAGCTG TGGAGCTGGCCATGATCATGGACCGTCTGTACGGTGGAGTTTGTTACGCAGGAATCGATACTGACCCTGAGCTGAAATACCCAAAAGGTGCTGGACGCGTTGCTTTTTCCAATCAGCAGAGTTACATTGCTGCCATCAGCGCTCGGTTTGTTCAACTTCAGCATGGCGATATTGATAAACGA GTGGAGGTAAAGCCATATGTGTTGGATGACCAGATGTGTGACGAATGCCAGGGTGCACGATGCGGTGGGAAGTTTGCTCCTTTCTTTTGTGCCAATGTCACTTGCCTGCAGTATTACTGTGAGTTTTGTTGGGCAAATATCCACTCTCGTGCAGGACGTGAATTCCATAAGCCATTGGTAAAGGAGGGGGCTGACCGCCCACGTCAGATCCACTTCCGCTGGAATTAA
- the CPEB2 gene encoding cytoplasmic polyadenylation element-binding protein 2 isoform X2, which yields MQDELLLGVTQQQPGNERLGSSPTSGHPPLGHPSSDFKPSLSPHQDLNKQQPQQQQPPPPQLSQKRKEFKQQQLSSPAQLGSSHPLNNHHPPDYHHHPPQQQQQFSHPTDKYQQQEHRQQQQLQLLSAHPLEPPRTGDYPHHRPVSPAEHKGGADRGGSERLAPSCPGGSVSADPNVGVAAASCVNPPPSPPHLQAKAKLPPMESPPNSHLLGSPGNLLPGGLGSGFSSLQSPEIPSPHHQSGGGSSSAASPPPPPLPGFGTPWSVQTSSPPPQQTQQPPVSSGGGGQISAMPPPSPESETSFYPGIPSSINPAFFQSFSPVSPHNPCAGPFSSPFSAAAPPPPPQMNLPQQQQQQQQNRRSPVSPQLQHQHQAAAAAAAFLQQRNSYNHHQPLLKQSPWSNQSSGWSTGNISWGGMHGRDHRRTGNMGIPGTMNQISPLKKPFSGNVIAPPKFTRSTPSLTPKSWIEDNVFRTDNNSNTLLPLQDRNRMYDSLNMHSLENSLIDIMRAEHDPLKGRLSYPHPGTDNLLMLNGRSSLFPIDDGLLDDGHSDQVGVLNSPTCYSAHQNGERIERFSRKVFVGGLPPDIDEDEITASFRRFGPLVVDWPHKAESKSYFPPKGYAFLLFQEESSVQALIDACIEEDGKLYLCVSSPTIKDKPVQIRPWNLSDSDFVMDGSQPLDPRKTIFVGGVPRPLRAVELAMIMDRLYGGVCYAGIDTDPELKYPKGAGRVAFSNQQSYIAAISARFVQLQHGDIDKRVEVKPYVLDDQMCDECQGARCGGKFAPFFCANVTCLQYYCEFCWANIHSRAGREFHKPLVKEGADRPRQIHFRWN from the exons AtgcaggatgagctgctcctgggggtgaCACAGCAACAGCCAGGCAACgagaggctgggcagcagccctacaTCAGGACACCCCCCTCTCGGCCACCCCTCCTCTGACTTTAAACCTAGTCTCAGCCCCCATCAGGATTTAAACAAGCAGCAACCGCAGCAGCAACAGCCGCCGCCTCCTCAGCTGagccagaagaggaaagagtttaagcagcagcagctcagcagcccagcccagctcggcagcagccaccccctgaataaccaccaccccccagacTATCATCACCAcccccctcagcagcagcagcagttcagccACCCCACTGACAAgtaccagcagcaggagcacaggcaacagcagcagctccagctcctcagcgcTCACCCCCTGGAGCCGCCGCGGACGGGGGACTACCCGCACCACCGGCCCGTGAGCCCCGCTGAGCACAAGGGCGGCGCGGACAGGGGGGGTTCTGAGCGGCTCGCCCCTTCCTGCCCGGGGGGATCGGTGTCCGCGGACCCCAATGTGGGGGTGGCCGCCGCCTCCTGCGTGAATCCGCCTCCGTCTCCTCCTCATCTGCAGGCGAAAGCCAAGCTGCCCCCCATGGAGTCCCCCCCGAACAGCCACTTGCTGGGCAGCCCCGGGAACCTACTGCCCGGCGGGCTAGGCTCTGGCTTTAGCAGCTTGCAGAGCCCGGAGATCCCCAGCCCCCATCACCAGAGCGGGGGCGGCTCCTCCTCGGcggcttcccctcctcctccgccGCTGCCCGGCTTCGGCACCCCCTGGTCGGTGCAGACCTCGTCGCCGCCTCCGCAGCAGACGCAGCAGCCTCCAGTCtccagcggcggcggcgggcagaTCAGCGCGATGCCACCCCCGAGCCCGGAATCCGAGACCAGCTTCTACCCGGGGATCCCGTCATCGATCAACCCCGCTTTTTTCCAGAGCTTCTCGCCGGTGTCTCCTCACAACCCCTGCGCCGGGCCCTTCAGCAGCCCCTTCTCGGCCGCcgcccccccgccgccgccgcagaTGAATttacctcagcagcagcagcagcaacagcagaacCGGAGATCCCCTGtgagcccccagctccagcaccaacACCAGGCGgcggctgccgccgccgccttcctgcagcaaagaaactccTACAACCACCACCAG cctctcctgaagcAGTCACCCTGGAGCAATCAGAGTAgtggctggagcacaggaaatATATCCTGGGGAGGAATGCATGGCAGAGACCATCGTAGAACTGGAAACATGGGAATTCCAGGAACTATGAACCAGATCTCACCtttgaagaagcccttttcTGGTAATGTCATAGCTCCTCCTAAATTCACTCGCTCCACTCCATCACTGACACCAAAATCCTGGATTGAAGATAATGTTTTCCGAACTGACAACAACAGTAATACTCTCCTTCCTTTGCAG GATCGAAATAGAATGTATGACAGTCTGAATATGCACTCTTTGGAAAACTCCCTTATTGACATTATGAGAGCAGAGCATGATCCACTTAAAG GTCGCTTGAGTTATCCACATCCAGGGACTGACAATCTTCTGATGTTAAATG GCCGTTCTTCCCTCTTCCCAATAGATGATGGTTTGCTGGATGATGGTCATAGTGATCAAGTTGGAGTCTTGAATTCACCTACCTGCTACTCAGCTCACCAGAACGGAGAACGAATTGAGCGCTTTTCTCGAAAGGTGTTTGTTGGAGGTCTTCCACCAGACATAGATGAAG ATGAAATTACTGCTAGCTTCAGACGATTTGGACCTTTGGTAGTAGACTGGCCtcacaaagcagaaagcaagtcCTATTTTCCACCAAAAG GTTATGCATTCCTCCTGTTCCAAGAAGAGAGTTCTGTTCAGGCCCTGATTGATGCCTGCATTGAAGAAGATGGAAAGCTCTATCTGTGTGTTTCCAGTCCTACTATCAAGGACAAGCCA GTTCAGATCCGTCCCTGGAATCTAAGTGATAGTGACTTTGTGATGGATGGGTCCCAGCCACTTGATCCTCGAAAAACCATTTTTGTTGGAGGAGTCCCTAGACCATTAAGAGCTG TGGAGCTGGCCATGATCATGGACCGTCTGTACGGTGGAGTTTGTTACGCAGGAATCGATACTGACCCTGAGCTGAAATACCCAAAAGGTGCTGGACGCGTTGCTTTTTCCAATCAGCAGAGTTACATTGCTGCCATCAGCGCTCGGTTTGTTCAACTTCAGCATGGCGATATTGATAAACGA GTGGAGGTAAAGCCATATGTGTTGGATGACCAGATGTGTGACGAATGCCAGGGTGCACGATGCGGTGGGAAGTTTGCTCCTTTCTTTTGTGCCAATGTCACTTGCCTGCAGTATTACTGTGAGTTTTGTTGGGCAAATATCCACTCTCGTGCAGGACGTGAATTCCATAAGCCATTGGTAAAGGAGGGGGCTGACCGCCCACGTCAGATCCACTTCCGCTGGAATTAA